In the genome of Populus nigra chromosome 9, ddPopNigr1.1, whole genome shotgun sequence, one region contains:
- the LOC133703810 gene encoding MLO-like protein 12, whose protein sequence is MAGEGEAKSLEETPTWAVATVCFFLIFISIFIEHLLHLLAKYFNKKRRKYLIQALYKIKTELMLLGFISLLLTVLEKPVANICIPKSAGETFLPCGGVDSSDWSEEEAKCSEQGKASLLSREGMTQLQYLIFVLASFHCVSGIFIFGLGMAKMRRWESWEAETRTLDYQFSTDPRRFQLSHQTPFGKRHLRYWNENSVLRWPACFLGQFYGSVSKVDYLTLRHGFIMAHFDQDNSFDFQKYIRRDLDKDFGVLVGISFWIWMFSISFIFFNAHKFYSYYWLPFIPLLMLLLVGTKLQAIITLMCLDSHNKSLVVEGTILVRPSDHFFWFGRPKLLLHLIHFILFQNSFQLAFFTWTWYKFGFRSCFHRRTEDIVITLVTGLLVHFLCGYVTLPLYALVTQMGSSMRTAVFTENVVEGLKRWRAKARKNVKISYSARPSLDASVDPSLPLDTSPSFSLSASYSIDPNPPLDRDHVTIEVIDEAKHNDEQPWELKRNDSFEGFNVSSAAPAMEIQSGL, encoded by the exons ATGGCTGGAGAAGGAGAAGCAAAATCACTCGAAGAAACACCAACATGGGCTGTGGCTACTGTTTGCTTCTTTCTGATATTCATATCTATCTTTATTGAGCATTTGCTTCATCTTTTAGCTAAG TATTTCAACAAGAAAAGGAGGAAGTACCTCATTCAAGCTCTGTACAAGATCAAAACAG AGTTGATGCTACTGGGTTTCATCTCATTGTTGCTGACTGTATTGGAAAAGCCAGTTGCAAATATATGCATCCCAAAGAGTGCTGGCGAAACCTTTCTTCCCTGTGGTGGTGTGGATTCAAGTGATTGGAGTGAAGAAGAAGCCAAATGTTCAGAGCAG GGAAAGGCTTCTTTGTTGTCCAGGGAAGGTATGACGCAACTCCAGTACTTGATATTTGTGCTTGCTTCCTTCCATTGCGTATCAGGCATTTTTATATTCGGCCTAGGGATGGCCAAg ATGAGAAGATGGGAATCTTGGGAGGCTGAGACAAGGACACTGGATTATCAATTTTCGACAG ATCCCAGGAGGTTCCAGCTCAGTCATCAAACACCATTTGGGAAGCGGCATCTGAGATATTGGAATGAAAACTCAGTTCTTCGCTGGccg GCATGTTTCCTCGGACAATTTTATGGTTCTGTTTCCAAAGTGGATTATCTAACACTGAGGCATGGATTTATCATG GCCCATTTTGATCAAGATAACAgctttgattttcaaaaatacattaGAAGAGACTTGGATAAAGATTTTGGCGTGTTAGTGGGGATAAG CTTCTGGATTTGGATGTTTTCTATATCTTTCATATTCTTCAATGCACACA AATTTTACAGTTATTATTGGCTTCCATTTATTCCACTACTG ATGTTGTTGCTGGTTGGGACAAAGCTGCAAGCCATCATAACTTTGATGTGCTTAGATAGCCATAATAAATCTCTTGTTGTTGAAGGAACTATACTCGTTAGGCCTAGTGACCATTTCTTCTGGTTTGGTAGGCCTAAATTGCTTCTCCACCTTATACATTTCATATTGTTTCAG AACTCCTTTCAATTGGCATTCTTCACATGGACTTGG TACAAATTTGGATTTAGATCATGCTTCCACCGGCGAACAGAAGACATTGTCATAACGCTTGTCACGGGACTGTTGGTTCACTTCCTCTGTGGCTATGTGACCCTACCTCTATATGCTTTGGTCACACAG ATGGGTTCATCAATGAGGACAGCTGTTTTCACAGAGAATGTGGTTGAAGGTCTGAAGAGATGGCGAGCAAAGGCTAGGAAGAACGTGAAAATTTCCTACTCAGCCCGCCCCTCCCTTGATGCTTCAGTTGACCCCTCACTTCCCCTGGACACTTCTCCTTCTTTCAGCCTCAGTGCTTCATATTCTATAGACCCAAATCCTCCATTGGACAGAGATCATGTTACCATTGAAGTAATTGATGAAGCAAAACACAACGATGAGCAACCCTGGGAGCTTAAAAGAAATGATTCATTTGAAGGCTTTAACGTGAGCAGTGCAGCCCCGGCAATGGAAATACAAAGCGGTTTATAA
- the LOC133703809 gene encoding auxin response factor 3-like, which yields MVGMIDLNTIEEDETTPSCGSLSSPSSSSAASALSASGSSTSSVCLELWHACAGPLISLPKRGSVVVYFPQGHLEQLPDLPLAVYDLPPHVFCRVVDVKLHAEAASDEVYAQVSLVPESEENEQKLREGIFEGDGEEEDGEATVKMTTPHMFCKTLTASDTSTHGGFSVPRRAAEDCFPPLDYTQQRPSQELVAKDLHGSEWKFRHIYRGQPRRHLLTTGWSAFVNKKKLVSGDAVLFLRGEDGELRLGVRRAAQVKCGPAFPALWNHQLNQISPGDVANAISTRSVFHIYYNPRASSSEFIIPFNKFLKSLDQSFSSGMRFKMRFETEDAAERRYTGIITGVSELDPARWPGSKWKCLLVKWDDREANRLSRVSPWEVEPSGSGSFSSSNNFMAPGLKRSRSGLPSSKAEFPIPDGIGAPDFRESSRSQEVLQGQEIMSFNALYDGVDGQNQHPSEMRSCFPGSYSSGIAALGSGIRDSVATSNNSYKGIGFNESYRFHKVFQGQEIFPSSPYGRIPNANEARENCSLGFSDGAQSSSSRNGWSTMMQGYNTQIRPPAQVSSPSSVLMFQHASNPVPKPSSNFNFNDHVQQTATTRSWFCGPEMQGGNFKLSAHSEPCAKRGGQWSNSPFGLSHEHLQHGVSQPIVAQSAFRGSQDLLSCKSSCRLFGFSLTEDKCLVNKEDNMTLITSPLNPGSSFLPRAGEHFHSKPPAINNAVGSSCTEAILQTRAENYRIY from the exons ATGGTGGGTATGATAGATCTCAACACtattgaagaagatgaaactACACCGTCTTGTGGGTCTTTATCTTCTCCATCATCATCCTCTGCTGCTTCTGCTTTGAGTGCTTCTGGTTCTAGTACCTCTTCCGTTTGTTTGGAGCTTTGGCATGCTTGTGCTGGCCCACTAATATCTTTGCCAAAGAGAGGGAGTGTTGTTGTGTATTTCCCTCAAGGCCACTTGGAACAACTCCCTGATTTGCCTCTTGCAGTTTATGATCTCCCTCCTCATGTCTTCTGTCGAGTTGTTGATGTCAAGCTCCAT GCCGAGGCAGCAAGTGATGAGGTGTATGCACAGGTCTCCCTGGTTCCTGAGAGTGAG GAAAATGAGCAGAAGTTGAGGGAGGGGATATTTGAGGGGGATGGTGAGGAGGAGGATGGTGAAGCCACCGTGAAGATGACAACACCCCATATGTTCTGTAAGACCTTAACTGCTTCTGACACTAGCACTCATGGAGGCTTTTCAGTCCCTCGTCGAGCTGCTGAGGACTGCTTCCCTCCTCTG GATTATACTCAACAAAGGCCTTCACAAGAGCTTGTGGCAAAGGATCTTCATGGCTCTGAGTGGAAGTTTCGACATATCTACAGGG GTCAGCCACGGAGGCATTTGCTCACTACTGGATGGAGTGCGTTTGTCAATAAGAAAAAACTTGTCTCTGGGGATGCCGTGCTCTTTCTCAG GGGTGAGGATGGGGAATTGAGACTGGGAGTTCGAAGAGCAGCACAAGTTAAATGTGGCCCTGCATTTCCAGCTCTATGGAATCATCAGCTGAATCAGATCTCTCCTGGGGATGTAGCTAATGCTATTTCTACTAGAAGTGTTTTCCACATTTACTACAATCCAAG GGCCAGCTCATCAGAGTTCATAATACCttttaataaattcttgaaGAGCCTTGATCAATCCTTCTCCTCTGGAATGAGATTCAAAATGCGTTTTGAAACAGAAGATGCAGCAGAGAGAAG ATACACTGGAATAATAACTGGAGTCAGTGAGCTAGATCCTGCTAGATGGCCTGGTTCAAAATGGAAATGCCTGTTG GTAAAGTGGGATGATAGGGAGGCTAACAGGCTCAGCAGGGTTTCTCCTTGGGAAGTTGAGCCTTCTGGTTCTGGTTCTTTTTCCAGTTCTAATAACTTTATGGCACCTGGTTTGAAGAGGAGCAGGTCTGGATTGCCTTCATCAAAGGCAGAATTTCCAATTCCTG ATGGGATCGGAGCACCAGACTTCAGGGAATCTTCAAGGTCCCAGGAGGTCTTGCAAGGTCAAGAAATTATGAGTTTTAATGCTCTTTATGATGGTGTTGATGGTCAGAATCAGCACCCATCGGAAATGAGGAGTTGTTTTCCTGGTTCCTACAGTTCTGGGATTGCTGCATTAGGAAGTGGTATCAGAGACTCGGTTGCCACTTCAAATAATTCCTACAAGGGCATAGGCTTTAACGAATCTTATAGATTCCATAAGGTCTTTCAAGGTCAAGAAATTTTTCCAAGCTCACCATATGGAAGAATCCCAAATGCTAATGAGGCTCGTGAAAATTGTAGTCTTGGATTCTCTGATGGTGCCCAAAGTTCAAGCTCAAGAAATGGATGGTCTACAATGATGCAGGGCTATAATACTCAAATTCGACCTCCTGCACAAGTTTCATCACCATCTTCGGTGTTAATGTTTCAGCATGCTAGCAATCCAGTTCCAAAGCCATCatccaattttaatttcaatgatCATGTGCAGCAGACAGCTACCACCCGAAGTTGGTTTTGTGGTCCTGAAATGCAGGGGGGGAATTTCAAGCTGTCTGCACATTCTGAGCCCTGTGCAAAAAGAGGTGGCCAATGGAGCAATAGTCCTTTTGGTCTGTCCCATGAGCATCTTCAACACGGTGTTTCACAACCTATTGTAGCTCAATCAGCCTTTAGGGGTAGTCAAGATTTGTTGTCGTGCAAAAGCAGCTGCAGACTCTTTGGTTTCTCATTGACTGAGGATAAATGCCTTGTTAATAAGGAGGACAATATGACCTTAATAACATCTCCATTGAATCCTGGATCCTCCTTTCTGCCTCGAGCCGGAGAGCACTTCCATTCAAAGCCTCCAGCAATAAATAATGCAGTTGGGAGCAGTTGTACCGAA GCAATTCTGCAAACCCGTGCTGAAAATTATCGAATATACTAA